In the Ciona intestinalis unplaced genomic scaffold, KH HT001048.1, whole genome shotgun sequence genome, CATGGCCCACTGCAATAAGTTAGTGGGATATAATTTACATTAcccatatatttatttaattataattatgaGATAAACACATGatgataaagataaaaaatattataaaaacagtgttttaaatactatCCAATTTTTTGAAAAGTAATGGTTTGACAAAAAggttttggtgctagtgaagaatatCCTGATAACTAATTAACCCCCAGCATCTAAAGTGGTCTAACCAATTGCCATTTTCAgtcttatgtttttttgctatGGCGCAAATTGCATAATGCCGTGGTGAATTTTATGAGCTGGCCCAAAAAAATACTGCATACAAGGGGGCATCAAGGAATGTACAAATGGGGCACAGTGATATTTTGCAACATCTTTACAAGACTTGCGAAAACCAGATGTGTGCCACAAAGAAACATGAttatcccccccccccttttttttttcCAGGTCCAGACCCCCAACCTGCAATTGATTGAAAAGTACATTTAAGCGGacaacataaattaaaataggttAATGCTTAATTAATAATGGCTTACTGGAATATGACATACCTGCTTTTGAGGTTACGCAACCCATTGTTGGTTTGTTCTAATTATCTACAACCAACACTAAGAATGCTACAAACAGCTGAAATGCAAATTTataatagttatttttatatttgtctcttcgattacagcaTTAAAGAATAGGTGGTGCGCTTCTTCTTTCTAACGACACCAAGATTGCTGCTGCAGGTGTACCATAACCCgggatatttaataatatatgatatatttactaatatatgatttttatggggAAATACCATTACGGTctaatgattttcttttttctttttttagtctCTCGTTTTTTCTATAGGCAAGGGGGGGAGGATTCCTCACTAGCACCCTATAGTCAAACGATTGGCTAATTTCAGTTTAACATATAATCAATAAGCAAGAGAAAGAGCTTGGACATACATAATACATGATGAGCTGGTTTGATTTTTCGGATATCGCAAAAACTGCTCTCAATGAAGCACAAAAACGAATTGACAAAGTTTTGGATATACAGGAAGATGGTAAAGCAAAACTCAATACTGGATCAGATTCAACCGTTTTGCCGGATATTGGTACAATCATTAAAACAGGTATAGGTGATTATTATggttaataaattaattaggCTGAAAAAgaacagtcgtaataacatatatgttctgttccatacacctcattctagtttacaagttaccacatatgtaactttgtgggtgattgtttttactttatgactgataattttaacaaaccattagtgaccactgggttggagcaatgtctcttgctcaaggacacataaaaTAACGTTAGCAGCGACAAGCATTGAAAAACAGGCTTGCCTATATCTAGGTTAAAAACAGGCTTGCCTACCAGCTACCACTATGCTGGGTCaatacaagttttattaatCTCTTAGTCATTGTAACATTTGATTgcttattcttttatttttttacttttagtgTGCTATTGTGGCACTGCTTTTcaccaaaacaatttaatatataaatatatgaactGAATTTTTACAGCCTATCTAACTAATACTCTAATTATTATAGATGTCAGTCCAGAGCAAGAGCACAGCACATCACTGAGTGACATGCAGAGTTTGAAATCACCTTTAAAACCCCTGAATGTAAAGCAAGCTCGATCACTTCAACTTTCACAAAAGAAACGCGCCAAGCCTGTAAAACTTGGTGTTTCATTGACTAAGAAATCAAGCCCAAgagaaaaaactaaaacacctTCAATACAAAGGTGActaattgtatatattttggaCCATTGCATTAAAAAGGCCAGTTTTATTACCttagttttaagttttaacccTTTTTTACGtagatttttaattgtttataaattttacattagtttttaccctttttttctcagatttttaattgtttttaatctttacattagtttttaccctCTTTTTCTCATAGATNNNNNNNNNNNNNNNNNNNNNNNNNNNNNNNNNNNNNNNNNNNNNNNNNNTAATTTCAAAGAGAAGTAGTTTCATTTATTCGGCGGGGGGGAGTCGACTTCACTAGGTGCAGCGTCTATGAATAATACGTTAAAAGTAGGTGTTGCGAAAGtattaataaatcaaaaactagAGGCGGTATTACCCCAATTTTTCAATATGTTCTGCATGTTGCTATACATCAAcgtgtgttaaaattttgttaatttttattaacgatttttgtattttatcgcGGGTCAACTTTGACGGCCCACCCAATCAAAAGtactttgaatatttaatatattttttgatacgtaATTGAAGTGTCGCTTCTTTTTTTCAACGACACCAAGATTGCTGCTGTAGGTGTACCATAACCCgggatatttaataatatatgatatatttactaatatatgatttttatggggAAATACCATTACGGTctaatgattttcttttttctttttttagtctCTCGTTTTTTCTATAGGCAAGGGGGGGAGGATTCCTCACTAGCACCAAGGTTTGTTATGACAATACCTCAAACAAAACTGTGTTAAACTAAACTGAAATCATACTCACGGGACAAAATAccacatttataaaacaaacaaaccaaccCTTTTCTATAGAAATCAGATAAATAGTGATTGAACGAGAGAGCACGGCTCTAGTTAAAAGCCACGtatcattataaaatattagataaaaaatatgtgtaattAACGCATTGTGCAACTCCGGCGacgtaatatttttgtttcgaCCGCTGAGTTTAGACCGGTGTCGTGATACATTCGTTCCGATTGGTATATTTGTACCGGccctattgcgcatgcgctgCAACGCTGCAACATCGTAACCAATATAATGACCACCCGGTGTCGTGATACATTCGTTCAGACTTACGTTCTCACACTGTATATGTCCCGACTGTGGGAAACGCGTTAAACGTTCAGTGAGGTAAATGAATGGACGAATGTATATATAGAACTTGCTTTACCTTCGCGTGGTTGGAAAATGAAAGTctttacaacacgggtgttctctGTCAAAcccttcgtgccagcttacgagttactgtACCAGGGCGCTTAATTCCATGACCAAAACGTCCATTACAAACGAGAAAGGGCAAAAGGATAtagtgggtgggggaagatgggatacctttttatc is a window encoding:
- the LOC100181430 gene encoding uncharacterized protein LOC100181430: MMSWFDFSDIAKTALNEAQKRIDKVLDIQEDGKAKLNTGSDSTVLPDIGTIIKTDVSPEQEHSTSLSDMQSLKSPLKPLNVKQARSLQLSQKKRAKPVKLGVSLTKKSSPREKTKTPSIQR